A single region of the Streptomyces sp. NBC_00425 genome encodes:
- a CDS encoding ATP-binding cassette domain-containing protein produces MPDPPLLALRGVCKRFGVVKVLDDIELEIHAGQVVALLGDNGAGKSTLVKVISGVTPAEKGVIEWRGAPVHIRRPHDARDLGIATVYQDLALCGNLDVVGNLFLGREIRRFGFLDEVEMERRTRQLLERLTRGMPDLRGPVVSLSGGQRQTVAIARSLLGDPRILLLDEPTASLGFEQSAEVLDLVDRLRDRGLGVLLISHNMGDVKALADRAVVLRLGRNNGFFDVNTASQEQIVSSITGATENVPRRPAGREAGW; encoded by the coding sequence GTGCCGGATCCCCCCTTGCTGGCGCTGCGCGGGGTGTGCAAGCGCTTCGGCGTCGTCAAGGTCCTCGACGACATCGAACTGGAGATCCACGCCGGCCAGGTCGTCGCCCTGCTCGGCGACAACGGGGCCGGCAAGTCCACCCTGGTCAAGGTGATCTCCGGAGTGACCCCCGCGGAGAAGGGCGTCATCGAGTGGCGGGGCGCTCCGGTGCACATCCGGCGTCCGCACGACGCCCGCGACCTCGGCATCGCCACCGTCTACCAGGACCTGGCGCTGTGCGGGAACCTCGACGTCGTCGGGAACCTGTTCCTCGGCCGGGAGATCCGCCGGTTCGGGTTCCTCGACGAGGTGGAGATGGAACGCCGTACCCGGCAGCTGCTGGAACGCCTGACCCGGGGCATGCCCGATCTGCGCGGCCCCGTCGTCTCGCTCTCCGGCGGTCAGCGGCAGACGGTGGCCATCGCCCGCTCGCTCCTGGGCGACCCGAGGATCCTGCTCCTGGACGAGCCGACCGCGTCCCTCGGGTTCGAGCAGAGCGCCGAGGTCCTCGACCTGGTGGACCGGTTGCGCGACCGCGGGCTGGGCGTGCTGCTCATCAGTCACAACATGGGCGACGTGAAGGCGCTCGCCGACCGGGCCGTCGTGCTGCGCCTGGGCCGCAACAACGGCTTCTTCGACGTGAACACCGCGTCGCAGGAACAGATCGTCTCGTCCATCACCGGCGCCACGGAGAACGTGCCGCGCCGGCCGGCCGGCCGGGAGGCGGGGTGGTGA
- a CDS encoding sugar ABC transporter substrate-binding protein — protein MKACIRDTVMALTVLCTAAVLAACGADADSEPRDGGSGPRIGLLLPDATTPRWEGQDRPLLEKRIARLCDDCEVEHANAKGDVALQQEQMDSMITKGVDAIVLVAVDARSLGPAVTKAHEAGIPVIAYDRLAEGPVSGYVSFDGVEVGRLQGRALLRAMGDKVPGAQIVMMNGDPSDPNARAFQRGALSVLAGKVRIGKAYDTPQWRPETAHMNMSGALAALGPESIDGVYAANDGLAGGSISALKANKVTPLPPVTGQDAELPALRRIVGGDQYMTVFKPFGPEAAAGGSMAVAAARGESLEPVATGEVPTRGGEAVASVLLTPVSVTVDNIGTTVVKDGLHTVQQICTPQLRAACDRAGLT, from the coding sequence ATGAAGGCCTGCATTCGGGACACGGTGATGGCCCTGACCGTGCTCTGCACGGCGGCGGTCCTGGCCGCCTGCGGGGCGGACGCCGACAGCGAGCCCCGCGACGGCGGGAGCGGACCGCGCATCGGCCTGTTGCTGCCGGACGCCACCACGCCCCGCTGGGAGGGCCAGGACAGGCCGCTGCTGGAGAAACGGATCGCCCGGCTGTGCGACGACTGCGAGGTCGAACACGCCAACGCCAAGGGCGATGTGGCACTCCAGCAGGAACAGATGGATTCGATGATCACCAAGGGGGTGGACGCCATCGTGCTGGTGGCCGTGGACGCGCGCTCGCTCGGACCCGCGGTCACCAAGGCCCACGAGGCCGGCATCCCCGTCATCGCCTACGACCGGCTCGCCGAGGGCCCCGTCTCGGGCTACGTCTCCTTCGACGGCGTGGAGGTCGGCAGGCTCCAGGGCAGGGCCCTGCTGCGGGCGATGGGCGACAAGGTGCCCGGCGCCCAGATCGTCATGATGAACGGCGACCCGAGCGACCCCAACGCCCGGGCGTTCCAGCGGGGCGCGCTGTCCGTGCTCGCCGGGAAGGTGCGGATCGGCAAGGCGTACGACACCCCGCAGTGGCGGCCGGAGACCGCGCACATGAACATGTCCGGGGCGCTCGCGGCGCTCGGCCCCGAGTCGATCGACGGGGTCTACGCGGCCAACGACGGTCTCGCCGGAGGCAGCATCTCCGCCCTCAAGGCGAACAAGGTCACCCCGCTGCCGCCGGTCACCGGGCAGGACGCAGAACTCCCCGCGCTGCGCCGCATCGTCGGCGGCGACCAGTACATGACCGTCTTCAAGCCGTTCGGGCCCGAGGCGGCGGCCGGCGGCTCCATGGCCGTGGCGGCGGCGCGCGGCGAGAGCCTCGAACCCGTCGCCACCGGCGAGGTGCCGACGCGCGGCGGGGAGGCCGTCGCGTCCGTGCTGCTCACGCCGGTGTCCGTGACGGTCGACAACATCGGGACCACGGTCGTCAAGGACGGCCTGCACACCGTCCAGCAGATCTGCACGCCGCAACTCCGGGCCGCCTGCGACAGGGCCGGACTCACCTGA
- a CDS encoding SpoIIE family protein phosphatase — protein sequence MRTCLDRALTFAGATLAAVYAPGAAEGELRLVDTSGGTPSGQRPPERLPLSGDSPAVLAFRTDRPLWLPADTPPGPLGALPLDADGRRLGCLLVLGSSADGFENEQRRFLERYADAVAVLLEPAPDPPGTASLLAPALHSLRVGSFVLFPDTGLIEADETLLELVGITPDDFDGKVDTLLAHALPEDMHALMTVLEPADLESGRRDLEFRVRGPKGEMRWLSLSCRTAPAAEGRPDGVLGLVTATPVLRGGADDVSRIQWLTAALDDAATVRDVGRVVVAALREPLAADRVALAALQDDRLMVTVLDPPQPTAWPEAWRSEWRTEWPDAPLRALPTLRDALRDGRMDLWPTDADLEPGLSGIGPGGLAVLPLPAKGSVAGVCLVGWDRPHEFVPEERSLLTATAALVGQALKRAHAHDAEQELATMLQRSLLPRRLPELPGGTAVARYLPARRGLQVGGDWYDVIALSQDRVALVIGDVQGHSAGAATIMGQMRTAVRAYAMEGHPPDVVVSHANRLLVGMETDLFATCCYAELDMEEGNTLFVRAGHLAPLLRRPDGETEEVEVAGGPPLGILAEADFPMTAVELTPGTVLALVTDGLVEAADLPLDEGMRRTRAALAAADPADLGRTADLLLGDAGRREDDVALLLLRYDGMKTRPIRAGWMVWRLPDAVMHARRFTARTLRRWQVQEAADAVLLVVSELVTNALVHTQGPVRLDLILRGDRVRVCVSDSSPRAPAKPVIVDWESTGGRGLLLVEAMSDAFGSVPVAGGKQVWSEIVVPEAVP from the coding sequence TTGCGGACATGCCTCGACCGGGCCCTGACCTTCGCCGGAGCGACGCTGGCGGCGGTCTACGCGCCCGGCGCCGCCGAGGGAGAACTCCGGCTGGTGGACACGTCCGGAGGAACCCCTTCCGGACAGCGGCCGCCGGAGCGCCTGCCGCTGTCCGGTGACTCGCCCGCGGTCCTCGCCTTCCGCACCGACCGCCCCCTCTGGCTGCCCGCCGACACCCCACCCGGACCGCTCGGCGCGCTTCCCCTGGACGCGGACGGCCGGCGACTGGGCTGCCTCCTCGTCCTCGGCTCCTCCGCGGACGGCTTCGAGAACGAACAGCGCCGGTTCCTGGAGCGGTACGCCGACGCCGTCGCCGTGCTGCTCGAACCGGCCCCCGACCCGCCGGGAACGGCGTCCCTGCTGGCGCCCGCCCTGCACAGCCTGCGCGTCGGCTCGTTCGTCCTCTTCCCCGACACCGGCCTGATCGAGGCCGACGAGACCCTGCTCGAGCTGGTCGGCATCACCCCCGACGACTTCGACGGCAAGGTCGACACCCTGCTCGCCCACGCCCTGCCGGAGGACATGCACGCTTTGATGACGGTCCTGGAGCCCGCGGACCTGGAGTCCGGCCGGCGCGACCTGGAGTTCCGGGTCCGCGGCCCGAAGGGCGAGATGCGCTGGCTGAGCCTGAGCTGCCGGACCGCGCCGGCCGCCGAAGGCCGGCCGGACGGCGTGCTCGGCCTGGTGACGGCCACCCCGGTGCTGCGCGGCGGAGCCGACGACGTCTCCCGCATCCAGTGGCTGACCGCCGCCCTCGACGACGCCGCCACCGTCCGCGACGTCGGCCGCGTGGTGGTCGCCGCCCTGCGGGAGCCGCTGGCCGCCGACCGCGTCGCCCTCGCCGCACTGCAGGACGACCGGCTCATGGTCACCGTCCTCGACCCGCCCCAGCCCACGGCCTGGCCCGAGGCCTGGCGCTCGGAATGGCGCACCGAATGGCCCGACGCCCCGCTGCGCGCCCTGCCCACCCTGCGGGACGCGCTGCGCGACGGCCGGATGGACCTGTGGCCCACCGACGCCGACCTCGAACCCGGACTGTCCGGCATCGGCCCCGGCGGACTGGCCGTCCTGCCGCTGCCCGCCAAGGGCAGCGTCGCCGGCGTGTGCCTGGTCGGCTGGGACCGGCCGCACGAGTTCGTCCCCGAGGAACGGTCGCTGCTCACCGCGACCGCCGCCCTCGTCGGACAGGCCCTCAAACGGGCCCACGCGCACGACGCCGAGCAGGAACTCGCCACGATGCTCCAGCGCAGCCTGCTGCCCCGGCGCCTGCCCGAACTCCCCGGCGGGACCGCCGTCGCCCGCTATCTGCCGGCCCGGCGCGGCCTCCAGGTGGGCGGCGACTGGTACGACGTCATCGCCCTCTCCCAGGACCGGGTGGCGCTGGTCATCGGAGACGTGCAGGGCCACAGTGCCGGAGCCGCGACGATCATGGGCCAGATGCGGACCGCGGTCCGGGCCTACGCGATGGAGGGTCACCCGCCCGACGTGGTCGTCTCGCACGCCAACCGGCTCCTCGTCGGCATGGAGACCGACCTGTTCGCCACCTGCTGCTACGCCGAACTGGACATGGAGGAGGGCAACACCCTGTTCGTGCGGGCCGGCCATCTGGCGCCCCTGCTGCGCAGGCCCGACGGCGAGACCGAGGAGGTCGAGGTCGCGGGCGGCCCCCCGCTGGGCATCCTCGCCGAGGCCGACTTCCCCATGACGGCCGTCGAACTGACCCCCGGCACGGTCCTCGCCCTGGTCACCGACGGTCTGGTCGAGGCAGCCGACCTCCCGCTCGACGAGGGCATGCGGCGCACCCGCGCCGCGCTCGCCGCGGCCGACCCCGCGGACCTCGGCCGCACGGCCGACCTGCTGCTCGGCGACGCCGGCCGCCGCGAGGACGACGTGGCGCTGCTGCTGCTGCGCTACGACGGCATGAAGACCCGCCCCATCCGGGCCGGCTGGATGGTGTGGCGGCTGCCCGACGCCGTGATGCACGCCCGCCGCTTCACCGCGCGCACCCTGCGCCGCTGGCAGGTCCAGGAGGCCGCCGACGCCGTGCTGCTGGTCGTCTCCGAGCTCGTCACCAACGCCCTCGTGCACACACAGGGCCCGGTCCGGCTCGACCTGATCCTGCGCGGCGACCGCGTGCGCGTCTGCGTGAGCGACTCCTCGCCGCGCGCCCCCGCCAAACCGGTGATCGTCGACTGGGAGTCCACCGGAGGCCGCGGCCTGCTGCTGGTCGAGGCGATGTCCGACGCGTTCGGCTCGGTCCCGGTGGCCGGCGGCAAACAAGTGTGGAGCGAGATCGTCGTACCGGAGGCAGTGCCGTGA
- a CDS encoding sugar ABC transporter substrate-binding protein, with translation MSTRRRYAAAVVGAALLTLPLAACDGGGQSGSGEGFTVGLLLPSRAVPRWEHSDRPLIEAQVKKLCPACTVEYANAENDVTRQRQQMVSMVTKGAKVLILDAADTRALRSSIQEARRAGVPVVAYDRLAEGPVTGYVGFDGHEVGRLQGQALLDALGKRAEDADVVMVNGDPTSPNAALYRKGALSVLAGRVTIARSYNTLDWSAQNAHANMSAAVAALGPDRIDGVLAANDAIASGVISSLKSAGVTDLPPVTGQDADLDAVQRIVKGEQYMTVYKPFKDEASAVAAMAVAVGRGDDPRDRATTTVDSPTTEDIPSVLLTPTAVTAEDVEPVLVGSGVYTVAQICTPRLRAACDRVGLTP, from the coding sequence GTGAGCACCCGACGCAGATACGCAGCCGCGGTGGTCGGCGCGGCCCTTCTGACCCTGCCCCTGGCCGCCTGCGACGGCGGAGGGCAGAGCGGCTCCGGCGAGGGCTTCACCGTCGGCCTGCTGCTCCCCAGCCGGGCCGTGCCGCGCTGGGAGCACTCGGACCGGCCGCTCATCGAGGCGCAGGTGAAGAAACTGTGCCCGGCCTGCACGGTGGAATACGCCAACGCCGAGAACGACGTGACCAGACAGCGCCAGCAGATGGTGTCCATGGTCACCAAGGGCGCGAAGGTCCTGATCCTCGACGCCGCCGACACCCGGGCGCTGCGCTCCTCCATCCAGGAGGCGCGCCGGGCGGGCGTCCCCGTCGTCGCCTACGACCGCCTCGCCGAGGGCCCCGTCACCGGCTACGTCGGCTTCGACGGGCACGAGGTCGGCAGGCTCCAGGGCCAGGCGCTCCTCGACGCCCTGGGCAAGCGGGCCGAGGACGCCGACGTCGTCATGGTCAACGGCGACCCCACCAGCCCCAACGCGGCCCTGTACCGCAAGGGCGCGCTGTCCGTCCTCGCCGGCCGGGTGACGATCGCCAGGTCCTACAACACGCTGGACTGGAGCGCGCAGAACGCCCACGCCAACATGTCCGCCGCCGTCGCGGCCCTCGGCCCGGACCGCATCGACGGTGTGCTGGCCGCCAACGACGCCATCGCCTCGGGCGTGATCTCCTCGCTGAAGAGCGCCGGCGTCACCGACCTCCCGCCCGTCACCGGCCAGGACGCCGACCTCGACGCTGTGCAGCGGATCGTCAAGGGCGAGCAGTACATGACGGTGTACAAGCCGTTCAAGGACGAGGCGTCCGCGGTCGCCGCCATGGCCGTCGCCGTCGGGCGGGGCGACGATCCCCGCGACAGGGCCACCACGACCGTGGACAGCCCCACCACCGAGGACATCCCGTCGGTCCTGCTCACCCCGACCGCCGTGACGGCCGAGGACGTCGAGCCGGTCCTCGTCGGGAGCGGCGTCTACACCGTCGCCCAGATCTGCACCCCGCGACTGCGCGCGGCCTGCGACCGGGTCGGACTCACCCCGTGA
- a CDS encoding zinc-ribbon domain-containing protein — translation MIIFGTKGYLYQLAILTLVCGRCGNPAAHTLRKRVTKFTLFFVPLFPISSKYATQCTFCGAEQKVAKEQAEQLQAQAAGHVGGQAYGQPQQQPYQH, via the coding sequence GTGATCATCTTCGGCACCAAGGGATACCTCTACCAGCTGGCGATACTGACGCTGGTGTGCGGCCGCTGCGGCAACCCCGCCGCGCACACGCTCAGGAAGCGGGTCACGAAGTTCACCCTGTTCTTCGTGCCGTTGTTCCCGATCTCCTCGAAGTACGCGACCCAGTGCACCTTCTGCGGCGCGGAGCAGAAGGTGGCCAAGGAGCAGGCCGAGCAGCTGCAGGCGCAGGCCGCGGGCCACGTCGGCGGTCAGGCGTACGGGCAGCCGCAGCAGCAGCCGTACCAGCACTGA
- a CDS encoding SMP-30/gluconolactonase/LRE family protein, with protein MPRLPRSAGVTAAALALGLLATAPAAGDEPTVSAPRVVAHFDLAKGGSPENLALEPDGSADLTFSTARQVVNVTREGRERLLATLPAVPDASTPVVGRAVVLGIVRAQDGTLYVTYATGTRATGIWRVPAGGGKPRQIAQLPATGFPNGLALDERRGVFYVADSVLGTVWRVPRAGGKPTAWAEGAALEPRNPRPAAKVGANGLRLHRDAVWVSNTNAGTLLRIPVGQDGSACAIQTRATGLYALDDFGFVERHRDTALVALTGGSEVALVRPDGTHQVVLDRQAGLSNPTAVAVRGRTAYVTSAAYFSQKDPNLLLAHVRQRARR; from the coding sequence ATGCCCCGACTTCCTCGTTCGGCGGGTGTCACCGCCGCCGCACTCGCCCTAGGGCTGCTCGCCACGGCTCCCGCCGCCGGCGACGAGCCGACGGTGTCCGCGCCGCGCGTCGTCGCCCACTTCGACCTCGCGAAGGGCGGGTCGCCGGAGAACCTCGCGCTCGAACCCGACGGCTCGGCCGACCTGACGTTCTCGACCGCACGGCAGGTCGTCAACGTCACCCGCGAGGGCCGAGAGCGGCTCCTCGCGACGCTGCCCGCCGTGCCGGACGCGTCCACGCCCGTCGTCGGCAGGGCCGTCGTCCTCGGCATCGTCCGCGCGCAGGACGGCACGCTGTACGTCACCTACGCCACCGGCACCCGCGCCACCGGCATCTGGCGCGTCCCCGCCGGCGGCGGAAAGCCCCGCCAGATCGCCCAGCTGCCGGCGACGGGGTTCCCCAACGGTCTCGCCCTCGACGAGCGCCGAGGCGTGTTCTACGTCGCCGACTCGGTGCTCGGCACCGTCTGGCGCGTCCCGCGCGCGGGCGGCAAGCCCACCGCGTGGGCCGAGGGAGCCGCACTCGAGCCGCGCAACCCGCGGCCCGCGGCCAAGGTCGGAGCCAACGGTCTGCGCCTGCACCGCGACGCCGTGTGGGTGTCCAACACCAACGCCGGAACCCTGCTGCGCATCCCGGTCGGACAGGACGGCTCGGCCTGCGCGATCCAGACCCGGGCGACGGGCCTCTACGCGCTCGACGACTTCGGGTTCGTCGAGCGGCACCGCGACACCGCCCTCGTCGCGCTGACCGGCGGCAGCGAGGTCGCCCTGGTCCGCCCGGACGGCACCCACCAGGTCGTCCTCGACCGCCAGGCCGGACTGTCCAACCCGACGGCCGTGGCCGTACGCGGCAGGACCGCCTACGTCACCAGCGCGGCGTACTTCAGCCAGAAGGACCCCAACCTCCTCCTGGCCCACGTGCGCCAGCGCGCCCGGCGCTAG
- a CDS encoding response regulator transcription factor gives MASVLIVDDQSLQRVGLRMLLAGVPDLTVVGDTASGTEAVRMSAALRPDVVLMDGRRPLADDIETIRRIARPAPLAAVGETARPPGPRPRVLVLTSGSDAAHAYAALRAGAGGFLLKDATPDELTAAVRAVAAGDAVITPELTRALIDTVRHERAALPRGGAAGPDALTERERDVLVAVASGWSNAEIAARLSIAPTTVKSHVSHILAKIGARARVQAVAFAYEYGLVHPAA, from the coding sequence ATGGCCTCCGTACTCATCGTCGACGATCAGTCCCTCCAACGCGTCGGCCTGCGCATGCTGCTGGCCGGGGTACCCGACCTCACCGTCGTGGGCGACACGGCGAGCGGCACGGAAGCGGTGCGCATGAGCGCCGCGCTCCGTCCCGACGTCGTCCTGATGGACGGCCGCCGTCCGCTCGCGGACGACATCGAGACCATCCGCCGCATCGCCCGCCCCGCACCCCTCGCCGCGGTCGGCGAGACGGCCCGGCCGCCCGGCCCCCGGCCGCGGGTGCTGGTCCTGACCTCCGGCAGCGACGCCGCCCACGCCTACGCCGCACTGCGCGCGGGCGCCGGCGGCTTCCTGCTCAAGGACGCCACCCCCGACGAACTGACCGCGGCCGTCCGGGCGGTGGCGGCGGGGGACGCCGTCATCACGCCCGAACTGACCCGTGCGCTCATCGACACCGTCCGCCACGAGCGCGCCGCGCTCCCCCGCGGCGGGGCGGCCGGACCGGACGCCCTCACCGAACGCGAGCGCGACGTGCTCGTCGCGGTCGCCTCCGGCTGGTCCAACGCGGAGATCGCCGCGCGGCTGTCCATCGCCCCGACCACCGTCAAGTCGCACGTCAGCCACATTCTCGCCAAGATCGGCGCCCGCGCCCGCGTCCAGGCGGTCGCCTTCGCCTACGAGTACGGCCTGGTGCACCCGGCGGCCTGA
- the dacB gene encoding D-alanyl-D-alanine carboxypeptidase/D-alanyl-D-alanine endopeptidase, giving the protein MDDIMPDSPTTSFAPGGRRRHRKARHNGAGLRRALVLALAVPVTSAALAGPSAFAADKGVGTTAKDTSPSKGPDADDQQMAANLATRVLDRRLGSDVSGVVLDADSGASLWDHNGATALMPASNVKLATSTAALTVLGPDHRFTTKVVYGGGTLTLVGGGDRTLTGADLGELASSAVAGLKAAGLTSVKVAVDDSLFPEPTLANGWNTGYYPDSVAPVRALVVDGHGVQDTSLDAGQAFARQLTAAGVTVDGAVTRATAKATDFPVARHQSAPLSDIVHTMLKTSDNNIAETLLRMTALGAGRPATFEGGTQVVRQVLSERYGVSLDHFEMYDGSGLSRADRIPAATLADILELVTKPQHARVLGSILDGLPVSGEAGSTLGPEWGRFDDANSKCAVGKVHAKTGTLTGAIALSGLTQGKDGKWKVFSFVENGSTANPNDIKDAMDGLAATVNGCWA; this is encoded by the coding sequence ATGGACGACATAATGCCGGACTCCCCCACCACCTCCTTCGCGCCGGGCGGCCGGCGCAGACACCGCAAGGCCCGGCACAACGGCGCAGGCCTGCGCCGGGCGCTCGTGCTCGCGCTGGCCGTGCCCGTCACGTCCGCCGCCCTGGCCGGCCCTTCGGCGTTCGCCGCGGACAAGGGCGTCGGCACGACGGCCAAGGACACCTCGCCGTCCAAGGGCCCCGACGCGGACGACCAGCAGATGGCCGCCAATCTCGCGACCCGGGTCCTGGACCGGCGACTGGGCTCCGACGTCAGCGGCGTGGTCCTCGACGCCGACTCGGGCGCCTCGCTCTGGGACCACAACGGGGCGACGGCGCTGATGCCGGCGTCCAACGTCAAGCTCGCCACCTCGACCGCCGCGCTCACCGTGCTCGGCCCCGACCACCGGTTCACCACCAAGGTCGTCTACGGCGGCGGCACCCTCACTCTCGTCGGGGGCGGCGACCGCACGCTCACGGGAGCGGACCTCGGCGAGCTGGCGAGCAGCGCGGTGGCCGGCCTCAAGGCGGCCGGGCTGACGTCGGTGAAGGTCGCCGTCGACGACAGTCTCTTCCCCGAACCCACCCTGGCCAACGGCTGGAACACCGGCTACTACCCCGACTCCGTGGCGCCGGTGCGCGCTCTCGTCGTCGACGGGCACGGCGTGCAGGACACCTCCCTGGACGCCGGGCAGGCGTTCGCGCGGCAGCTGACCGCGGCCGGGGTCACCGTGGACGGCGCCGTCACCCGGGCCACCGCGAAGGCGACGGACTTCCCGGTCGCCCGGCATCAGTCGGCGCCGCTGTCGGACATCGTCCACACGATGCTCAAGACCAGCGACAACAACATCGCCGAGACCCTGCTGCGGATGACCGCCCTGGGCGCGGGCCGTCCGGCGACCTTCGAGGGCGGCACGCAGGTCGTGCGCCAGGTGCTGAGCGAGCGGTACGGGGTGTCGCTCGACCACTTCGAGATGTACGACGGCAGCGGCCTGTCCCGGGCGGACCGCATCCCGGCCGCCACCCTCGCGGACATCCTCGAGCTGGTGACGAAGCCGCAGCACGCCCGCGTCCTCGGCTCCATCCTGGACGGGCTGCCCGTCTCCGGCGAGGCCGGCAGCACCCTCGGACCGGAGTGGGGCCGCTTCGACGACGCGAACTCCAAGTGCGCGGTCGGCAAGGTGCACGCGAAGACCGGCACCCTCACCGGGGCCATCGCGCTGAGCGGCCTCACCCAGGGCAAGGACGGCAAGTGGAAGGTGTTCTCCTTCGTCGAGAACGGCTCCACCGCCAACCCGAACGACATCAAGGACGCGATGGACGGTCTCGCCGCGACCGTGAACGGCTGCTGGGCCTGA
- a CDS encoding DUF6355 family natural product biosynthesis protein: MRFRRTVLSTIGSVALVVASLGAVTAATVSPAAADPCGFYKTSSDAYYNHCTSDGSRVVVKVEVALAPDYERCVGPGTTWLGPAGKIQGAYYVGRLC, from the coding sequence GTGCGCTTTCGTCGTACGGTGCTCAGCACCATCGGTTCCGTCGCTCTCGTGGTCGCCTCGCTGGGCGCGGTGACCGCTGCCACCGTGAGCCCCGCGGCCGCGGACCCGTGCGGCTTCTACAAGACCAGTTCTGACGCCTACTACAACCACTGCACGTCGGACGGCTCCCGGGTGGTCGTCAAGGTCGAGGTCGCCCTGGCGCCGGACTACGAGCGCTGTGTCGGCCCGGGCACGACCTGGCTGGGGCCGGCCGGCAAGATCCAGGGCGCCTACTACGTCGGCCGTCTGTGCTGA
- a CDS encoding alpha/beta fold hydrolase, whose protein sequence is MNATRTGTLKVPGATLHYETAGSGPVLLLIPGGAGDAGLYAGMTPRLAAHHTVVTYDPRGLSRSPLDGPAGAPPADEQVRVWSDDAHRLLELLAPDEEAAVLGCSSGAVVALDLLARRPQRLRRVVTHEPPLVELLEDPAPHRALFARVRETFRRAGAEAAMARLGEGLSDGTGRQAPEQPTELPPGVREMAGRMHANLPVFLGRVLVPFSSTLPDLAALRPVADRLTPAAGQDSRGQAALYGPAVRLAELLGSTFVEFPGGHLGAVENPSEFAERLLTVLK, encoded by the coding sequence TTGAACGCGACCCGTACCGGCACGCTCAAGGTGCCCGGCGCCACCCTCCACTACGAGACGGCCGGCAGCGGGCCGGTCCTCCTCCTCATCCCCGGCGGAGCCGGCGACGCCGGACTGTACGCGGGCATGACGCCACGGTTGGCCGCTCACCACACGGTGGTCACCTACGATCCGCGCGGCCTGTCCCGCAGCCCGCTCGACGGCCCCGCCGGTGCCCCGCCCGCCGACGAGCAGGTCCGGGTGTGGAGCGACGACGCCCACCGGCTGCTCGAACTGCTCGCCCCCGACGAGGAGGCGGCCGTGCTCGGTTGCAGCTCCGGCGCGGTCGTGGCGCTCGATCTGCTGGCCCGACGGCCGCAGCGGCTGCGCAGGGTGGTCACGCACGAGCCGCCGCTGGTGGAACTCCTCGAGGACCCCGCTCCGCACCGGGCGCTCTTCGCCCGGGTGCGCGAGACCTTCCGGCGGGCAGGGGCCGAAGCCGCCATGGCCCGGCTCGGCGAGGGCCTGTCGGACGGGACCGGGCGGCAGGCGCCCGAGCAGCCGACGGAACTGCCGCCCGGCGTCCGGGAGATGGCCGGACGGATGCACGCCAACCTGCCGGTCTTCCTCGGCCGCGTCCTGGTCCCGTTCTCCTCGACCCTGCCCGACCTCGCGGCGCTGCGCCCGGTCGCCGACCGGCTGACGCCGGCCGCCGGGCAGGACTCCCGCGGGCAGGCGGCGCTGTACGGGCCGGCCGTGCGGCTCGCGGAGCTCCTCGGATCCACGTTCGTGGAGTTCCCCGGCGGCCACCTCGGAGCCGTCGAGAATCCCTCGGAGTTCGCCGAACGACTGCTGACCGTACTGAAGTGA